Proteins encoded together in one Lachnospiraceae bacterium JLR.KK008 window:
- the leuC gene encoding 3-isopropylmalate dehydratase large subunit encodes MGMTMTQKILAAHAGLDHVEAGQLIEADLDLVLGNDITSPVAIKEMEKMNIKGVFDKDKIALVPDHFVPNKDIKSAEHCKCVREFAYRNEITNYFEVGEMGIEHALLPEKGLTVAGDVIIGADSHTCTYGALGAFSTGVGSTDMAAGMATGKAWFKVPSAIRFHLTGELPKWVSGKDVILHIIGMIGVDGALYQSMEFTGDGIASLSMDDRFTIANMAIEAGGKNGIFPVDEKAIAYMKAHSQKHYTIYEADEDARYEAEYTIDLSKLRPVVAFPHLPENTRTIDEITEEIAIDQVVIGSCTNGRLDDMRMAAQILKGRHVAKGIRCIILPATQAIYMQAMEEGLLKVFIEAGAVVSTPTCGPCLGGYMGILAAGERCISTTNRNFVGRMGHVDSEVYLASPAVAAASAVTGKISGPDQLA; translated from the coding sequence ACAACTGATCGAAGCGGACCTGGATCTTGTGCTTGGAAATGATATTACAAGTCCGGTGGCCATCAAAGAGATGGAAAAGATGAATATCAAGGGGGTCTTTGACAAAGACAAGATTGCGCTTGTTCCGGATCATTTTGTCCCTAATAAAGACATTAAATCGGCGGAGCACTGCAAATGCGTGCGGGAATTTGCGTATCGCAACGAGATCACCAACTATTTTGAGGTAGGTGAGATGGGGATCGAACACGCACTGCTGCCGGAGAAAGGTTTGACAGTGGCGGGAGACGTCATTATCGGCGCGGATTCCCACACTTGCACCTATGGTGCGCTCGGTGCATTTTCCACCGGTGTCGGCAGTACGGACATGGCAGCCGGTATGGCGACCGGCAAGGCATGGTTTAAAGTGCCATCTGCGATCCGGTTCCATCTGACGGGAGAACTGCCCAAATGGGTGAGCGGAAAGGATGTGATCCTGCATATTATCGGTATGATCGGTGTGGACGGCGCACTGTATCAGTCAATGGAGTTTACGGGTGACGGGATCGCCAGTCTTTCCATGGACGACCGCTTTACGATCGCCAATATGGCTATTGAGGCGGGTGGCAAAAACGGGATCTTTCCGGTAGACGAAAAGGCCATCGCCTATATGAAAGCACATTCCCAAAAGCATTATACAATTTATGAGGCGGATGAGGACGCCCGGTATGAGGCGGAGTATACGATTGATCTGAGCAAGCTCCGTCCGGTTGTCGCTTTTCCGCACCTTCCGGAGAATACCAGAACGATTGATGAGATCACGGAAGAGATTGCGATCGATCAGGTCGTGATCGGCTCCTGTACGAACGGACGGCTTGATGATATGCGCATGGCGGCACAGATCTTAAAGGGAAGACACGTGGCCAAAGGCATCCGCTGTATTATCCTTCCGGCTACGCAGGCAATCTATATGCAGGCGATGGAAGAGGGACTTCTGAAAGTCTTTATCGAGGCGGGAGCCGTTGTCAGCACTCCGACGTGCGGACCCTGTCTGGGCGGCTATATGGGCATTCTTGCGGCAGGGGAGCGCTGCATATCGACAACGAACCGCAATTTTGTCGGACGTATGGGACATGTGGATTCCGAAGTCTATCTGGCAAGTCCGGCCGTTGCCGCCGCCAGTGCAGTGACCGGAAAAATATCCGGCCCCGATCAGCTTGCGTAA
- the leuD gene encoding 3-isopropylmalate dehydratase small subunit, producing the protein MKAKGSVFKYGDNVDTDVIIPARYLNTSEPAELAAHCMEDIDQQFIHNVKQGDIIVANKNFGCGSSREHAPIAIKAAGVSCVIAETFARIFYRNAINIGLPIIECPEAAKAIEAGEEVEIDFGSGVITDVTKGVSWQGQAFPEFMQKIIEAEGLINYINQK; encoded by the coding sequence ATGAAAGCAAAAGGCAGTGTATTTAAGTATGGAGACAATGTGGATACGGACGTGATTATTCCGGCAAGGTATCTTAACACATCCGAGCCGGCGGAGCTGGCTGCTCACTGTATGGAAGACATTGATCAGCAATTTATCCATAATGTAAAACAGGGAGACATCATTGTCGCCAACAAAAACTTCGGCTGTGGCTCTTCCCGGGAACATGCGCCGATCGCGATCAAGGCAGCCGGCGTAAGCTGTGTGATCGCCGAGACATTTGCGAGAATTTTTTACCGCAATGCCATCAATATCGGACTTCCGATTATTGAATGTCCGGAGGCGGCCAAAGCCATTGAGGCGGGCGAAGAGGTGGAGATCGACTTCGGCAGCGGTGTGATCACGGATGTGACGAAAGGCGTGTCCTGGCAGGGGCAGGCATTTCCGGAGTTTATGCAGAAAATCATTGAGGCCGAAGGGCTGATCAATTATATCAATCAGAAATAA